In the genome of Paenarthrobacter ilicis, the window CGCTCCGCGTGCATCGCGGGATACTGAAGGCTTCCGGGGGGCAAGCAGCTTGATGGGCCGTGGGCCTTGGGCGGGAGCAATCGCCGGACGTGCCTTCAACAACCACAGTGGGATCAGGGCAGCCAGAAGGACGGCTGAATGAACGTAGTAAGGAGTCCGGGTGGGGTCCGGCAGGAGCGACAGGAGGCCGCCGATCGCGGGACCCGCGGCAACTCCACCGGCCGATGACAACAAGGTGAAGCGGGACGCCCAGTCCGGACGTTGCGGAAGAAGTTCCCGCAAGGCCGCTGAACTGGCTCCGGTGGCCAGGCCCACGGCAACACCCTGCAGGGCCCGGCCCATGGACAAGCTCAGCAGCGAGTCCGCATTCGCGAAGACCACCCCGCCGGCCAGCCCCGCAAAGACAGCCAGAACCAGTGCTGCACGCCGCCCGATATGGTCGGACCAGTGCCCTGCGATCATGAGCACAGCCACCAGGGCCACCACGTAACTGGCAAACGCCACCGTGACATCCAGGGAGCTCAGCCCTAGGTTGGCCTGCAACAGCGGGTAGAGGGGTGTCGCCAGGTTGGCGCCTACAAGCAGCGCAAAAATCACGACTCCCGCAAGGACCAGTCGTGCGGTGGTGGATGCATCCCATCCCCAGCGCCCTGCTGTGGCAGGACGCATGCGGAGTTCGCTCAAGACAGTCATTTCCATGCCTTCGGGCTCGGTGGCCGCTTTCAGGCAAAGCCTTGTGGGCAGCCCGTCGCCGGCAGAACAGTGATGGCAATAGAATGCATGAGTACTGAGCTGAAAGACTTTTTCCACAGTCTCTTTTGAACAAAAAGATCAAAGGAGACCCCCTACTATGAGGCGGAGTGACCATTTGAACACCCTGGACCCCATGGATACGAAGATCCTGCTGGAACTCATCAAAGATCCGCGCATCCAGATCGCCGAACTCAGCGATGCTTTGGGCATCGCACGCAATACCGCACAGAGCCGCGTGAAGCGGCTTCTGCGCTCCGGCGTACTGCACGCCGCCGGCCGTGAAGTCGACCTCGAAAAGGTGGGGTACGACGTCGTCGCCTTCGTCACCATCGAAGTCACCCACCGCGAGCTCGACGGCGTCATCGGCGCCTTGCGCCTGATCCCCCAGGTGCTGGAAGTCCATGAAATCTCAGGCCGGGGCGATCTCTGGTGCCGTGTGGTGGCTACCGACACCCACAATCTCCAGTCTGCGCTGCGCTCCGTGCTCCGCACCAAGGGCGTCATCAGGACAGAAACAGTGCTGGCCCTGCATACCCATATCCCTTACCGGACAGAACCGTTGATCGGCAGGATGGCTGCCGCTCATGGACGCCCCCGGACAGAGGTCCGCCGGGATGTCACGCAGCCTGTAACGGACTAGGATTCCAGGAATGGATTGGCTCTCACATATCTCCCACGTCAACTGGATTGCTGTACTTCTGGCCTTCGTCTCCAGCATGGTCATCGGCTTCATCTGGTACATGCCGGCCGTCCTGGGCCGCCGCTGGATGCAGGCGATCGGCAAAACGGAGGAAGATCTCAAGAACATTGATGGCGGCGCCGGAATCTGGGCTCCCATGATGGTCTCCGCAGCTGTGACCAGCATCCTCCTGGCCATCCTCATCAGTGCGCTGGACGTCAACTCCGCGGTGGGTGGCGGGTTCTTCGCGTTGATGGCGGCCTTGGTGTTCCGGGCCGGCGGGCACGTAATCCACAACGGCTTTGCGGGGCGGCCCACCGTGGTTACGGCCATAGACTCCGGCCATGACATCGTGGCGATGACCGTGGCTGGGGTCATCATCGGGGCAATGCAGTAGCGTTCAACCAGTGACCATCATTGACAACGCCGTATACGTGGACGGCGTACGCACAGCTACCCCGCGCAGCCTCGAGCAAACCTTTGAAACGCTGTCCGAGCACGGCGGAATGGCGTGGATCGGCCTGTACCGTCCCACCAAAGAGGAGATGGCCGCCGTCGCCGTGGAATTCGACCTCCACGAACTGGCAGTGGAAGACGCCGTTTCAGCGCACCAACGCCCCAAACTCGAGCGGTATGACCACAGTCTCTTCACCGTGCTGCGGCCCGCGCGCTACCTAGACGACACAGAGACCGTCGAGTTCGGGGAGCTTCACGTCTTCACCGGACCAAACTTCGTGGTGACCATCCGGCACGCTGAAACCGGCGGTGTTGCCCGCGTCCGCAAACGGCTGGAAGAACGTCCGGATCTGCTGTGCCACGGGCCGGAAGCGGTCCTGTACGCCCTGGTGGACCAAGTGGTTGACGATTATGCCCCCGTGATCGCCGGCTTGGAAAACGACATCGATGAGATCGAAGACCAGCTGTTCAGCGGAGACAGCTCGGTATCCCGGCGTATTTACGAACTGGCCCGCGAGGTCATCCAGTTCCAGCGCGCCATCCATCCCCTGCCGGAGATGATGGTCCTGCTGGAGAAGGGCTTCGAGAAGTACGGCGTGGACATTGAGCTGCAGCGGTCCCTCCGTGACGTCGAGGACCATGTCCAGCGCGTGATCTCCCGCGCCAACAGCTTCAGGGATATCTTGCAGAACGCTCTCACCCTGGACGGGACCCTCACCGCAAACCGCCAAAATGAGGTCAGTGCCGCCCAGAACGAGCAGGTCAAGAAGATCTCGTCCTGGGCAGCCATCCTGTTCGCGCCGTCCTTCGTGGCCGGCGTCTACGGAATGAACTTCGACAACATGCCTGAACTCCACTGGGACCTGGGGTACCCCATGGCCATTGGCCTGATGGTGGGAGCGGCGCTGCTCATGTACCTCATCTTCAAACGCAAGGGCTGGCTGTAAGCCTCAGATGGCCCCACCGGCCGCGCCGGGGGCGCTGGCATCCAGGCCGCCGTCCCCCACTGCCTCGCGTGCCACGTAGTTTTCAATGTCGAACAGGTTCTCCGCGCGCTCAGTGATGTTCAGCAGCGTGGTCATGGAAGCAACCTCTTCCACCTGTTCCTTCAGGAACCACAGCATGAACTGTTCTCCCAGGGCATCGCCCTCTGCGCGGGCTGCCCGGAACATTTCCTCGATATCGCGGGTGACCTGCTTTTCCTGTTCCAAGGCCAGGGCAATCGGCTCCTTGGCATTGGTGAAGTTGTTGCGCACCGGCCCAACACCGGGAATCTCCACGTGCACGTTGCGGTCCAGCATGTATTGGACCATCATCATGGCGTGGTTGCGTTCCTCCAGCGACTGCCGGTAGAAGTGGCGAGCCAACTGGGGCAGGTCTTCGCCGTCAAAATACACCGCCACTGCGATGTATTGCTGGGAGGCTGCAAACTCGTTGGCAACCTGGGCGGACAGCAGTTCATTGAAGGTCTTCTTAGCCATGGCACGATCCTACAGGCGGACACACGTGCCGGGTCCGGGCGGGCGTCAAGCCAGCTGCGAGGCCAACCAGACACCCGCGGCCGCGGCCAGAACACTGATGGCCATGGTTCCCACGCCATTCACCAGAGCCAATCCCGGACGGCGGCTCTGGATCAGCCGGATGGTCTCCAGGCTTGCTGTGCTGAAGGTGGTGTAGCCGCCCAAGAATCCCGTGCCAAGAATCAACAGCAACGATTCCGGGGCGAGCCCCCGCATCACCATGCCGGCGAGGAAACCCAACACCAGGGACCCCGATACATTGATCAGGACGGTGCCCCACGGGAGTGCGGTTTTGATGCGTGTCCGGACGAAACCATCCAGCACGAAGCGGGTAGCAGCGCCAAGTCCCCCTGCCAACGCCAGCAGCAGTACCGTCATGTGGTCCGCCTGTGCTGCCAGGCTCCCAGCCAGATGCCTGCCAGGGTGGCAAGGGCTCCCCCGAACAGGCTGGCGGCAAGGTACGCGAAGGCTGCCGGGGGCTGTCCTCCGTTGACAAGGTGGACTGTGTCCACCGCCAGGGTGCTGTAGGTGGTGTAGGCGCCCAGGAAGCCGGTGCCCAAGGCGAGGCGCAGGACCCGGCGATTTCCGACGTCGGGCCCTCTGCGCGACAGCCCCTCGAGCAGCGCGCCAAGAGCCAGGGCGCCGGTGAGGTTGATGAGCAGCGTGGGAAGTGGCCATGCCCCGGGAGCCGGGATCACCAGGCCCAGGCCGTAGCGGGCCAAAGCCCCCAGTATGCCGCCGGCCGCCACAATGCCTATGAATCCCCAGCGAAGGTGGAGGGGACGGTGCGCCTCAGAGGTGGTCATGGTGTCCGGAGGGGACCCTGGGGTTGATGGGAACAACCAGGACCGGGCGCGGTTGGCACCGGAACAAGTGGCGGGCCACCGAACCCGCTGTCATCTCTTTGATGGCGGAAGCCAGCGTGTGATCCCGTGTACCCACCACAATCATGGATGCGCCCATGGCTTCGGCCTGGCGTGCCAACGCATGCGCGGGCTCACCTGCCAGAAGCACCGTGGACCAATTGATCCCGCTGCCGGCGAGGTGACCTGTCAGTGCGGATGAAAGATCCCCGGGCACGTCAGTATCCGCGCCATCGTCAGGATCTATGGGAGCCGCAGGCCCTCCCGTGGTTCCGTCCACGGGATAGAGGGTCACATCCGAGTAGCCGCACACCAGCGCGCTACCCGTAGCCTTGGCAAGGCGGGCAGCAGTGTCCACCACCGCCGGATTCTGTCCTGGCACGACGCCAACCAGGATGGGACCGGTGACGGTCCACTCCTCGGCGGGCTGGGCATGGGTGTGGGTCACAAGGCAATTCTAGGCGTTCCGGTTCATGGGGGATCAAACCCGCCGCCCCACCCACCAACCCACCAGTAAGGGGAGCACCGAGCCCAGCATCAGCACGTTGCCAAGCACAACATCGTCGGCACGGAGGGCCGCCCCGGCGATCAGTACAGCGGCAAAGACCAGAACACCAACAAGCCGCCTGGCCAGGCGGATCAGCCGGGCCAGTTGCTGTTCGATGCGGCGGTTGGAAACCTGGAGGCTGCCATCCTCCAGCCGTGTCACCACCCCGTCGATCCGCTTCGGCAGGCGCAGTGCCAGGACCGCAGCCTCCACCGCCTGTCCCGCAACATCCTGGACCAGGTTCCCGCGTTCGTCCCGCAGCAGCTGCTGGGCGTACGGTTCCACCGAGTCCCAAAGGTTGAACCGCTGGTCAAGCGAGCTGCACACCCCTGAAGTCAGGGACATGGCCCGGATGATGAGCAAGAAGTTCTCGGGCAGTTGGAAGGGCAACGAGCGAACTACAGCTCCGAACTCCACGCCGAAATCGCGGAACTCGTTGGGGTCCACGTCACGCAGTTCAGCAAAGCCCATGCCACCAAAACGGGCAAACAGCTGCGTCATGGCGCGCTCCAACTCCGGCCTGTCGGCGGTCGGCATCAGCACACCAACGTCACCAATGGCATCCACCAGTCCTTTGCCATCCCGTGAGGCTGCGGCGATCAGGAGTTTCCGGAGTCCTGCGCGTGTTGAGGTGGAGACCTCACCCATCATTCCGAAGTCAATGAACGTCAGCTTCCAGTCATGCCCGTCCGCGGAATTCCTGGTGGGGGTGACGAAGATGTTGCCGGGGTGTGGGTCTGCGTGGAAAAAGCCGTTGGTGAACAGCTGGTCGAACATCACCGAGGCAAAAACCGGGGCGACGTCGGCCGGGCTGATGCCCGCGGCCCGCAGCGCTTCGGCATCCGTCACCTTGATGGCCGTGACGTCTTCAAGGGTGAGTACCCTGCGCGTCGTCCTCTCCCACACAACCTGTGGAACGGCCACCCGCGCATCCTGCGCAAAGTCGGCGGCAAAGCGCTCCGAATTGGCAGCCTCGTTCAGGTAGTCGATTTCCTCAAGGCTGGTTTTCTCGAATTCCTTGATCAGGGCAGGAACATCGGCACGGTCGGAAACCAGCCTGATTCTGCTGAGCCAGCTGCCCACCTTCCGGAGTGCTGCCAAGTCAACGTCCACAATGGCTCCAATGCCCGGCCGCTGCACCTTCAGCACAACGTGGTCCAGCCCTGTGTCTGCGGCAATACCGGGAAGGAGCCTGGCACGGTGGGCCTGGCCAAGGGACGCGGCAGCAATCGGCACCTCCTCCACCGAGGCGAACACCGAGGCCAGCGTGGCTCCAAGCTCGGACTCCGCCAGCGCACGGACGGCCGGGAAAGGAACAGGCGGGACCTCATCCTGCAGGCCCTCAAGTTCCTTGGTGATTTCCGGCGGAAGAACATCCAACCGCGAGGACATGAACTGCCCGACCTTGATCATCAAACCACCAAGATCAACAGCCAACACGTGAAAGCGGCGGGCGAAGACGAGCATCCTCTTGGACCTGTTGGCCTCACCCACCCGGCGGAGCCCCAGGCGGGGAAGGAACAACTCAAACCACCACGTGACGGTCAGGTGCCACGCGGCAAACCTGAGGATGCGGCGGTAGCGGGCACGGGTGTTGCCGGCCGCAAATCCTGAATCAGTTGTTCGGTCGGAAACCGAGGCCACCCCTTCAGTCCTGGGCAAGGATCGAATACAAGCGGCGGCGCGCTTCTTCCAGAACGGTCACTGCTTCCTGCACTTGCTTCTGCGTACCGGTGCGGCCCACCTGTGCGGCTGCCTGGGCCAAAGCCATGCCTGCCTTGGGCAATGCAGCAAAGCCCTGGCCCGATCCTGCTCCGGTTGATTCCCACGGCGCCGACGTCTCAGCACTCGCCAGGTCCTCCCTGCCTGCCTCGGTCAGGGAGTAGATTTTACGGCCGTTGGATTCCTCGGAGCTCACGAAGCCCTCATCGGCCAGCAACTGCAACGTGGGATAGACAGAGCCGGCGCTCGGCTTCCAGCTGCCGTTGCTCCGCTCTTCAATCTCACGGATGATCTGGTAGCCGTGCATCGGACGCTCCGCGAGCAGGGCAAGAACGGCTGTCCTCAGTTCGCCTCGCCCGGCCCTGGACCCCGAGCGCTTCTCGAACCGCGAACGGAACTCATCGACGGCCTGCCACATTCCGTCAAAGCCATTGCCAACGAATCCGCCGGCGGGGTAGGAATCACGCATCATGCTCACCTCTGTCTGTTGCGAACGATACTGAACGATACCTAACGATATGCCTGACCCGCGACCGAAAACAATGGGGCGCCGCTCAAACCACCGTAGAGTCTTGACTGTGATGACCACATGAACAGGATCCCCATGAATGCGGCCGGGGCCAGCGACCTCACCGGAATAGCCGGGGTAGCGGCCGGAATCATCGAGTCCCTCGGGGAATGGGGCGTAGGCCTCCTCACCCTGCTTGAGACTGTGTTTCCGCCCATCCCCAGCGAAGTCATCCTCCCCTTGGCTGGCTTCCTCACACAGCAAGGCGGACTGAACCTGGTACTGGTCCTCATCACCAGCACCTTGGGGGCATACATCGGCGCACTGCTGCTGTATTGGCTGGGCTTCAAGATTGGCTTGGAACGCTCCATCAACCTGATGTCCAAGCTTCCGTTGGTGGACCGGGAAGACTTTGAAAAGGCTGCAGGATGGTTTCAGCGCCACGGGAAATCCGCGATCTTCTTCGGCCGGCTCCTCCCTGGGGTGCGCAGCCTGATCTCCCTCCCGGCTGGAGCTGAACGCATGAACCTTGTGACGTTCAGCGTCTTCACCATTGCAGGAGCGGGCATATGGAACGCGCTTCTGATCGGCCTGGGTGCGCTGCTGGGAAAGCAATACCACGTGGTGGACCAGTACTCGAAGTATCTCAACTACGCACTGTATGTGGTCATTGCGGGTTTCTTCCTCTGGCTCATCATCCGCAGGATCAGGAAGAGCAAGGCCAAGGAAAAGACCCACTAAGGGTGAGCCGATATGGGTGGAGCTAAGGAGATTCGAACTCCTGACCTCTTCGATGCGAACGAAGCGCTCTACCAACTGAGCTATAGCCCCTGAGCCGGCTGTCACAGCCCGCCGGGTTCCCCTAGGCTACAAACTTTGTGTCCGCTTTTCCAACCACGACACGAACGTCTCGGTGCCAAGCCTGCGATCCGGAACAAGGTTGTGGCCCGCAGCCAGGTAGGCCCCCATGGGACCTGGTAGTGGCACGGTGACAACAACGCCGCGTGCACCCGTGACAGCCTTCCAACTCTCCGCCATCTCCCTCATCCCAAGCACTTCAGGACCCCCGGCGGTGACCAGGCTGTGACGCATGGTTGTAGGGCCCGCCAACGCCGCGTCCAGCAGGATCCGGGCCACATCAATCGTTGAGATCGTTTGAAAGCGGGCTCCCCGGAACACCGGGATGAGCCGAATCCTGGCACCGGCAGCGAAAACCGCCGCGACCAGGCTGTGGAACTGCGTGGCCCGGACCACCACCGTGTCCAGTTCCGAGTCAGCGTAGTTGCGTTCCTTCGCCGCTTTGGAGACGTAGTAAGAAGACGTGCTGAGATCGCAGTTGACGATCGACAACGCCACGGCCCTGACTGCGCCGGCACGGTGAGCAGCCTCCAGGAGCCGTGCGCCGCCGTCGGCGAATTGTTTTTGCGCCTTACCGAATTGCCCTTCGAGGCAGTCCACAACAACCTCGACGCCGGCCAGCGCCTCGCCCAGGCCATCCCCCGTGGTGACATCGGCGGCGAAGTATGTGGCGCCGTCGACGAAATGATGGCTGCCAGCGGAGGGTATCCGGCGACTCACCACCCGCACCTTGTGTCCGGCGGCAACTGCGAGACGAACAACCTCAAGCCCTGCCTGGCCCGTCCCGCCCGCAACGCAGATGATAGTCACGGGGATTTATGCGCGGCGGCGCTGGAGGACGTCGTCCAGGTTGCTGAGTGCACTGGATCCCTTGGAGGATGCCACAACCTCGTGCTGTGCGGGATTCGGCTTCAGGATGGGCTTCCCCAAGGGCTTGGGCGCCTCAGGGAGATCCAACGGTGCTGGAGCTGGACGTTCAGCCTTTGCAGCCTCCACGTACGTAGGCTTGGGAACCTCCACAGGCTCCCAGCTCGGTCCAGCCTGCCCGGAGTGGTCCGTGGCAGACTGGTCGCCTGCTGCGACGGCAACAGCCAATGCAGCCTGGCGCAGTTCCAGGGCAGAAAGACGCCTGGCCTCGGCACCGGCTGCTTCGGCATCAAAAACTATGGTGGGCTTCGGTTCCACGACCTCGGCCTTGGGCAAGTACCGGGCCGGCGTAGGAATCGTGGCCGCTTGGGCGGCACGCCTGGCCCGACGTTCCTTCAGGTCCCGCAGAGCCAATTTACGCAGGACCACAACGGCTACCACCGCGCCAAGGAGGGACACCAACGGCAACCAGATGGTTCCGATACCCACTACTCGGAGCAGGCCTGAAATGGCGGCCGTGAGCAGCAAGGCCAAACCAGACAGCGCCAACGTAAAGCGTGCATAGCGAATAGTGAAGGGCGCAGCAAGGAGCCTTGTTGAGCCGGCATCCGCCGACCGGGATTCCAGGGGCGACTCCGGTGCTTTGCTGTGCATGGTCTCCATCGGTTTCTCCTGCTGGGGTGCCAAATTCAGAACAACCCCCGCCTGGGGTTCGACTGGTTCGTCATCGATGGCATCTGCTGGAACAGCCGCCGCTTGGACTTGCGAACGCCTGTTACGCAAAACGTAAGGCGCCACCCAGACCATCCACAGCGCGACAGTGACAACGAGTATCACTGAGCTGCTGAGAGGGAAGTCCACATTCAAAACCGTAGAAGCAAAGTGCCGGGGGTGGCGGCATTGCGGCCGGTGTGTCGTGGGCGAGTCCTCAAATGATCCACATAAGGATCAAAAAGGCGTTATGACCTGCCCTTTTGTCCACTCAGCCAGCGGCGGAGCAGTCCCTCCGGAACTTCATCGGACGTCAGTGCGAAGGTCCTGTGGTCAGCCCAGTCCCCGTTGATGTGGAGGTACCGTTCCCGATACCCTTCATCGCGGAATCCGAGCTTCTCAACAACCCTGAGGCTGGGCGCATTTTCCGGCCGGATATTGATTTCCATCCTATGCAGCCCAAGGACCCTGAAACAGTGATCGGTGGCCATGGCAACAGCCGTTGGCGCGATGCCGTGGCCCGCCCTGTCCTTGTCCACCCAGTAACCGAGCGTGGCCATCATGGCTGAGCCCCACACAATTGATGACACTGTCAACTGGCCCACAATCCGGGGTTCCCGGAACCCGGGGGTGCGCTCAACAATCAAAAAAGGCAATGCCGTAGCCTGCCTGGCTTGAACATTCAGCGAGGCCACCATCTGGCGATAGCTTGGAAGGCGCCCACCCGGGGCTGGGTTGGACGCCTCCCACGGCGCAAGCCACTGGCTGTTACGCGAACGGACCTCGGACCACTCCCGCTTGTCGCGGTAGCGGATAGGCCTGAGCAGCAGGTCTCCGCTTTCCAGGGTTACCGGCCAGATCGCTGAGCCGTACATGCCGCGCTACTTGGTTACTTGGTTACTTGGGAAGCGCTGCGGTGAAGTTGGGCAGCCACTCGCGCAGTTCCGGGCCCAGATCCTCGCGTTCGCACGCAAGCTCGATGCAGGCCTTGAGGTAGCTGAGCTTGTCACCGGTGTCGAAGCGGCGGCCGCGGAAGACTACGCCGTAGACGCCATATCCTTCGCCTTCACCTGCAGCAAGAACTTCGAGGGCATCGGTCAATTGGATCTCTCCACCGCGGCCAGGACCGGTCTTTTCCAGGACATCGAACACAGCGGGGTGCAGGACGTAGCGGCCAATGACAGCAAGGTTGGAGGGAGCTTCCTCAGGGGAAGGCTTCTCCACCAACTGCTTGATGCGGACGTAACCCTCATCGCCTTCGTCCTCAACATCGGCGCAGCCATACGCGCTGATCTTCGAGGGCTCAACCTCGATGAGTGCAACAACCGATCCGCCGGTCTTCTGCTGGACGGCAATCATCTCGCTGAGGAGGTCATCCTTGGGATCGATCAGGTCATCGCCCAGGAGAACGGCAAAGGGTTCCCGTCCAACGTGCTGCTTTGCGCGAAGGACCGCGTGGCCAAGGCCGTTGGCGTCGCCCTGACGGACATAGTGGATGTCGCCCAGGTTGGTGGCAGACTGAATGGCCTCAAGCTTGGCGGTGTCACCCTTTTCGGCGAGCGTGGCTTCAAGCGCCGGCACCCTGTCAAAGTGGTCTTCCAAGGCACGCTTGCTGCGGCCCGTGATCATCAGGACATCGTGCAAGCCAACCTTGACTGCTTCTTCGACGACGTACTGGATCGCCGGCTTGTCAACGACGGGCAGCATTTCCTTCGGCATCGCCTTTGTTGCAGGGAGGAACCTGGTACCGAGACCCGCTGCGGGGATGACGGCCTTACGGACAGCATTGTTATCGAGAGTCACGGGACTAATGTAACGGAAGGTACACAGCAACGACTAAACCCCTCGCCGTGCCGGTAGTACTTTCGGTTGACGCAAGTCAGCGTAGACAGGTTCACCGACGTCCGGCGGATTCGAGGATCGGAGAGGCATGGAAAGCAAAGAAGACATCCGCAGCTTCCGCCGCAGGCACCGCAAAACCATTTCCCCGGAGGCGTTGGCAGCGGCTGGAAAGGCGATCGCCGGGCACGGAATGTCATGGGCAGAGAGGATTTCAGCCGATGAGAAGGCTGCGTTTGCCGTCTACGTGGGAGTCGGCGTCGAACCGCCCACCTTGCCCCTGATCCACGCGCTCCACGAGGCGGGCCACCAGGTCCTCCTGCCGGTCTGCGAACCCGGCTGTCAGCTGAGTTGGGTTTACTGGACTCCCGCCACGCACTTCGTCCGGTCCGCATATGCCCCCATTGACGAACCGGAGGGTGACCGGCACAGCAGCGCTGCGGTGGCCGCAGCTGCCGGTATTTTCATGCCGGCGACGGCGGTGGACCAGGACGGGAACCGGATCGGGCAAGGTGGCGGCTACTACGACCGGATGCTGGAAGGTCTCGACGCTTCCGGCCAACGTCCCCCGACCATCGCCGTGGTGTACGACGACGACGTGTTGCCTTCGGGTTCGATTCCCGCCGAACCCTTCGACAGGCCGGTGCGCGAGATATTGACGCCCTCAGGGCTGAGGACCTTGGGGGACGTGGAATAGGCACACGGTCCGGGGCGTTATGACCCAGCGAGGTGCCCTCAAGGTGAGGGGACGCCGGATGATAGAATTGGCACTCAGGCCCTGCGACTGC includes:
- the galU gene encoding UTP--glucose-1-phosphate uridylyltransferase GalU → MTLDNNAVRKAVIPAAGLGTRFLPATKAMPKEMLPVVDKPAIQYVVEEAVKVGLHDVLMITGRSKRALEDHFDRVPALEATLAEKGDTAKLEAIQSATNLGDIHYVRQGDANGLGHAVLRAKQHVGREPFAVLLGDDLIDPKDDLLSEMIAVQQKTGGSVVALIEVEPSKISAYGCADVEDEGDEGYVRIKQLVEKPSPEEAPSNLAVIGRYVLHPAVFDVLEKTGPGRGGEIQLTDALEVLAAGEGEGYGVYGVVFRGRRFDTGDKLSYLKACIELACEREDLGPELREWLPNFTAALPK
- a CDS encoding 5-formyltetrahydrofolate cyclo-ligase, coding for MESKEDIRSFRRRHRKTISPEALAAAGKAIAGHGMSWAERISADEKAAFAVYVGVGVEPPTLPLIHALHEAGHQVLLPVCEPGCQLSWVYWTPATHFVRSAYAPIDEPEGDRHSSAAVAAAAGIFMPATAVDQDGNRIGQGGGYYDRMLEGLDASGQRPPTIAVVYDDDVLPSGSIPAEPFDRPVREILTPSGLRTLGDVE